Below is a genomic region from Fusarium oxysporum Fo47 chromosome VIII, complete sequence.
TTCTGGGAAAAGTCCATGTCGAGCACCTTGACTTGCAGACCCTTTCCAGGGTACTTCTGTTGAATCTCGGCGGAGAGGCTCTCGAGCTTGGAGAGGGTTCGGGAAACGAGGACGAGGTTGAAGCCCTTGGCAGCGAGCTGCAGAGCATACTCTTTGCCGAGGCCATCAGAGGCACCGGTGATGACGGCCCAAGTGCCAGGCTTTCCATACTTGCGGAGCTATAGAAATAATTGTTAGTAGAGCTCAATTGGGGCTTGTAGAAGCACATACGTTGGTGCCTCCGAGCACGAAAGCGCTGAGGACAAGCTGGAGATAGCTCAGAATCTTGGATCCCAGGAAAAGAGCACCAATACCAGCAAGACCCCACTGAAGAGGCTGCGGTACATTATGGAGGAAGTCTGTAATGGCGTCCATATTTGAAGAGTGCAACAAAAATAAGCTGCCAAtgtgaagaggaggaggagggagagaagaaaaggcGACAATCACAAGATAAGTACAGTATGGATGCCCCTCGGCTCTTGAGTTGGGTCTTGGCTCTCAGGCCCAGGCAATTAATTGAATTGAATTTTTAGGTGGTATTACCCCTGACGTTGTTGAGTTGGTCCAAGCTTCTTCGGCCTTTGGTCCCCGATTACAGGTCCCTCTCTCTCACCAAAAAAACAGACCATCCAACTCGTCTTACACCAATCTCAACCCGCCATTTTACTTCTACAACTGCATTGCAACCATTGCAATAATAGTTGTTGAGATTCTCTGACCCCCGCTTAGTTGGTTCAGTTTATCTTCAATTCCGTCGAAATGGATGTTATCAAATCTATCCTCCCCGAAGCAAAGGGTGTTCTACCCTACTACATGATCATCGTAAGAGCCACTCCCCCTACACCCAAGAACCAAATAAGATGCTGACCCCTCGCTCTAGCTGTCCATCATTTCGATCGGAAACTCGCTGCAGACGTATACAACCCTACACTTCTCCCGACGAGTCTACAACGGCAAATTCGTCCGCAACCCCAAGCTCCCTCCCAAGACCGACAAGTTTGAGCCAGAGGACCAGATCAACAAGCTGGTTCCTGCTCAGAACGACCCCAAGGCTACCGATCAGCTTACTCCCCTTGCCGGAAGACTTTTCGGTACCTGGACGCTCATTACTTGCGTTGTTCGATGCTACGCAGCTTATAACCTCCACATTGGTCCTGTTTACACCATTGCTTACTGGACTTACATTGTCGCCTTGGGACATTTTGCCAGTGAGCTCTTCGTTTTCAAGACCATGACTTTTGGTCTCCCTCAGTACTTCCCTTTCACTCTGGCTTCCATCTCTCTTATCTGGATGCCTCTTGTCCGTGACTACTATGTCGAGTACAACTAAATCAGGCGACAAATGGTGAGACTGGTGAGTGGCGGTGAATGTAATATACACATGGCAGGCAAATACTAGATGCCTGGAATCGGCATAACGGCAACTTGTTATTAGATAAAAAGTTTTAGATTTTAATGTTTTAATGCTCGGGCTCTATGCCTATAGACTTTTGCGATATAGCTCTCCTCCGCAATTTCTCAAACGGACTGTGGCCTGCTCAGGAGTGATATCACGCTGAGGCTCGGCCAGAAGCTCGTAGCCAACGAGGAACTTCTTGACAGTGGCTGAACGTAACAGAGGTGGGTAGAAGTGCATGTGGAAATATGcgctctccatctcctcaggTGTTCCGTCAAGAGGCGCCTGGTGAAGACCAGAACTGTAGGGAAAGTTGCATTCGAACAAGTTATCGTATCGCCGGGTGACTTCTTGAATGGCTTCGGCGAATTGGAGTCGCTCCTCGGGCTTGAAATCGAGAAGAGATCGAATATGTCGCTtgggaagaacaagaacctcgaAAGGCCACACAGCCCACCACGGGCATACAATCACAAAAGCGTCGTTCTCCCAGACAACTCGTTCTTGCttttcaagctcaagcttcaCGTAGTCGCCTAGAAGGTTTCGACCACCGTGTTGGTTTCGGTACTTGGTCATTTGCACAAGCTCCTTGCCTGGCTCTTCAGGCATGGTCGAGGTGGTCCAGACCTGgcagtgaggatgagggtTAGAGCATCCCATGGCCGCGCCCTTGTTCTCAAAGATCTGCATATATCGGTACTGCTCCTCAGGAGAAGGTGCAGCGTCCTTTGGCATAGAAATAGCGAGCTTGTCAGCTTCCGCGGCCCGGGGGTTTGACGGTG
It encodes:
- a CDS encoding galactose-1-phosphate uridyl transferase — translated: MPDQILDDISHRRYNPLTDSWLLVSPHRTKRPWQGQQEAAVASKLPEYDPKCYLCPGNPRAAGDQNPNYEKTFAFVNDYSAVKQEQPEYDAKASSNDLESLLLQAQGVKGVCYVLTFSPKHHVTLADMTAEEIVPVIEHWTRIYANHLTPSNPRAAEADKLAISMPKDAAPSPEEQYRYMQIFENKGAAMGCSNPHPHCQVWTTSTMPEEPGKELVQMTKYRNQHGGRNLLGDYVKLELEKQERVVWENDAFVIVCPWWAVWPFEVLVLPKRHIRSLLDFKPEERLQFAEAIQEVTRRYDNLFECNFPYSSGLHQAPLDGTPEEMESAYFHMHFYPPLLRSATVKKFLVGYELLAEPQRDITPEQATVRLRNCGGELYRKSL